From Diadema setosum chromosome 5, eeDiaSeto1, whole genome shotgun sequence, the proteins below share one genomic window:
- the LOC140228775 gene encoding uncharacterized protein, translating into MATARPLFTIDEVPMTLPSHAEGQKLPSPAIPRHTAASFLSSSISTDHHRERRRPRTGMIVTECCHNDCTHAILESYCNKRTTESPNGCTVAANANNRRTDGSTSQPQGESSERLTESNTNTATNLEQPTAVSSPDASPSIGVEQPPSSVNTSSVDKPKRKKPRKDSSEGRGTSTVSNGERERTPTRGMSKEERRRLKSEERKASRERKKELSRERRRKKKIQRKLERKKKKRLESAERSRGTDMLGLNEETTLIREPLGVDTRRTRSNLPRVSRELSVAATLAHEATSGQSEHAKRRRRNVLQQITDLFL; encoded by the exons atggcaacagccaGACCTCTCTTTACTATAGATGAGGTTCCAATGACGTTACCAAGCcatgctgaggggcaaaaactgc CTTCGCCGGCGATACCAAGACATACAGCTGCAAGTTTCCTATCGTCATCCATATCAACTGATCATCATCGAGAGAGACGGCGACCTCGAACGGGAATGATTGTGACCGAGTGCTGCCATAATGATTGTACCCATGCAATCTTGGAAAGTTATTGTAACAAAAGGACCACAGAATCGCCCAATGGGTGCACAGTGGCGGCCAATGCGAACAATCGCAGAACTGACGGCTCGACATCACAACCGCAAGGCGAGTCGAGTGAAAGACTGACGGAGAGCAATACCAACACAGCGACAAATTTGGAGCAGCCTACTGCCGTCAGCTCGCCGGATGCGTCCCCGTCGATAGGGGTAGAGCAACCGCCGTCGAGTGTCAATACGTCTAGTGTGGACAAGCCGAAAAGGAAGAAACCAAGGAAAGACTCGTCGGAAGGGCGTGGTACCTCCACTGTTTCGAACGGTGAGCGAGAAAGGACTCCAACAAGAGGAATGAGtaaggaggagaggaggagattgAAGAGCGAAGAGAGGAAAGCGAGCCGGGAACGCAAGAAGGAGCTAAGTCGGGAAAGGCGGCGAAAGAAGAAAATCCAGAGGAAAttggagaggaagaagaagaagcggtTGGAGTCAGCTGAGCGTTCCCGCGGGACAGACATGCTGGGATTGAATGAAGAGACGACACTCATTAGAGAACCTCTGGGTGTAGAT ACGAGGAGAACACGTTCGAATCTGCCAAGAGTGTCCAGAGAACTCTCCGTAGCCGCAACGCTAGCTCACGAGGCGACATCGGGTCAGTCGGAGCACGCAAAACGACGCCGAAGGAATGTTTTGCAGCAGATCACCGATTTGTTTCTCTGA